The Oncorhynchus mykiss isolate Arlee chromosome 17, USDA_OmykA_1.1, whole genome shotgun sequence genomic interval GACTCCAGGAGCTGGCTGTAGGCATGGATACGCATCTCTCTCACATAGTAACGGTAATGAGGGGCAAACAGCCAGTCCTTCTTCATATCCTGCTCCACTGTGGCTGcaaagaggggacagagacaaacagGTTTACAACTAAGGAATGGGGGATAGTGAAACATGCATGTCCACTCACTGTCTGCGGACATTCATTCTCTTCAGCTTTACTATTTACAAGCCTAAATGAGGGGAGAGCAAAAGGGGTGTCTCACCCAGTGACTGGAAGAAAACAGAGTAGCGACACTCGTATAGTGAGAAGAGGTACTGGCGGACAGCAGGGAGACTGTGCAGCACCTCCAGAATCTCTGCTCCCTTTATCACCTGAAAGAGAACAGTCAACAGGATAAAGTCATGACAGAACTGGAAATCTGCCAGTTGTCTAAAACATTTATCCTTATCAAAACAAGTTTAAATATACCTGTTCTGACATGTAGAAAGTATTGTATAAACATATTCAGGTTTTCTGCAACCATACTTGTCTTAGTGTCTGTCAGGGTAAGTACGAAGTCTGCAAAACTACCACCTCTAGAATTATGTAAGCACATTGATGCCCTGTTGACAACACAACCACCGTGGCTCCAGAATCTTCCTCTCCTGCTACCAACCTTTTCTCTGAGGTCGGGCCTCTTCTGGGCAATCATGCAGACGTAgacggtgtatgtgacaaaagtCTTGTAGTCCATGAGCTCGTAGGAGGTGAAGGTGGACACCGTGTCCAGGAAGAGCTCAGCAGCCTGTTTAAAGTCACGGATGGCCACACAGTACAGGCCCTGGTACACCTTCAGACGGTTCCTCCTGTCCCAGTCACCCCCCTCCTCAATAAGGCTGTGCAGACACAAACAAGGACATTGAAATGATGATGCTTACAAAATACGAGAATATAGAAAAAACAACAGCTTACAATAAAGTCAATACAATGCCACGGCAGGCAAAATGTTGCTGGCTGCTATGAAATCTAAACTGTTCCAGTTAACACATGAGACTTAGAATAGTTAGTGAAGGCCCTTAATGACATGTCATCATAGAATAGTGAATGCAGAGAGAAGCAGTGCCTTTTAGCCAAACTACCTTTTGGCTTTCTCAGTGTTGCGCGTGATGAGGTCACTGTCCATGTAGAACAGTCCAATCCTTAGCAGGTAGAACACAATGTCTAGCCGATGTCCCAGGGCCACAGTCTTATCAAAGGTCTTCCTGAAGGCAGTCAACGCTTCCTCCTGTGGAATTACACAGCAAGAAAAACCGTTAAGATACTGGTGATGTGAAGTTGATGGGTTATTTGGTTAAGCTAATGACCTACATGCATGGCTAAGTTAGAATGGGGTTTTCTGGGGTAGATTCTTGAGGTTTATGTGTATGTATAGCATGATACTGTGTGTATATTGTATAAGGTCCACTGTGCAACCGTGGCACTATGACTGATAACATTTAACATGACTTCTGATTCTTTGGCCTCTGCTCTGAATGTAACAGCTTATGAATGCAAAAGCACCTTATTCCCAATTCTGATGAGATATTCAGCTCTAGCCATCATTGCATCTCGAATTTCACTCTCCCCGAGGTTCTTCTCAGCATCTTCTAGGACATCATCCAGACGTTTCAGCTCGTCCTCGTTGGCCTTCTTCATCTTACTCATTAGGTCTGTGTCAAGCTGCCACTTCAGGTCTTTACACAGGCTCTCGTAGTAAGGTGCCATATCTGTAACAAGACAATTCATCAGCTATCACGTTAgtgactagctagctaacctgACAGTTGTAACCTTTCGCAAcattctagctagctagctatttttaTTCCATATGTGtctggttagctagctaatttcATTGGAGTATCTAACTAGTTAGCTACTAGCTAACTGACTAAGTAGCAGTTTGATATGGATAGGTTTATGTTTGCCAGAAGATACCGACTCTACAGTTAGgcttgtttacactgagctgcactggggtcAGTTCAGAAAACGTACCTCAATGCAGAGATGTGATATAGCACTGTACTCCAAATGTACCTTTCTCCATATTACTATCAGTATTCCATTTGATGGAGCAGTGTGGATAAAGATCAAATCTAAAGTACAGTGGCATATCACATCCCTGCATTGAGGTACGTTTTACGACCCATATCTTGCACCGACTCCACGATGTCTTAATGTAACCATGACTGCGTTCCAaccccagtgcagctcagtgGAAACAAGCGTAATGGTAGGGTCGGTATCTTCTGGCAAGGTTTATGTCTGACAGTGATGCTAAcgacactgaacagaaatataacatgcaacaatttcactgATTTCCAGTCCATATAAGGCAATCagtgaattgaaataaattcattaggccccatCTATGGACTTcacaactgggaatacagatctgtTGTTCACAGATACTTTAAAACAATctgtgaccactatttgcctcatCCAATGTGACATCtcatttgcatagagttgatcaggctattgACTGTGgcctgttgtcccactcctcttcaatggctgtgcgaagttagaCATTGGCGGAAACTGGAACGCGCTGTCGTACACAGCAACccagaacatcccaaacatgTCACCACCCATTGAGCGTGTCTGacaagtatgcaggccatggaagaaagacatttctttctgccagtggccatcgaaggtgtgCATTTGCCTAGTGAAGTCTGTTACGAAGCCAAACTGCAGTTAGTTCAAGACCCTGTTGAGGACAACAAGCATTTAAATGCACTTCcttgagatggtttctgacagtttgtgaagaaattctttggttgtgcaaacccaggttcatcagctgtccgggtggttggtttcagacgatcccgcaggtgaagaagccggatgtggaagttCTGGGCTGGGGtcgtctgcggttgtgaggccagttggacttacttccaaattctctaacGCGACGTAGGACGgggttatggtagagaaattaacataaaccagagctgttgccataaAATTttaacattcctgcagtcagcatgccaatcgcGCGCCCtcaaacatgagacatctgtggaagtGTGACAAAACAGGAcatttttagagtggctttttattgtccccagcacaaggtgcacctgtgtaatgatcatgctatttaattagcttcttgatatgccacacctgtcaagtgggtggattatcttggcaaatgagaaatgcaatgttgtgcacaaaattgTAGATTCATAAATGTTGTGTATATTGAACATTTCTAGGACATTTTATTTTCAATTCATGAcaccaacacttaacatgttgcgTTTAAATGTTTGTTCAGCGTAGTGTAACTAGTTAGCTACCCGTGTCAACGCGTTAGTTAGCAAGTCTACTCGCTAGCGACAAATGTGCCAGGCGAGTTAGCCATCTACCggagcaagctaacgttagcaattTCAACACTTTAAGATAGGAGAACACTAGCTAGCATGACTTGCTAGGCCACTTTGCTATATATTTGGTTTACAACAGATAGCTAACGTTCCTATTTTCGGTTTATTAGCTTGGCAGAAGCTAGTTACAGTACCGGTACTttctggctaacgttagctactcaCCGTTTTCTTTGATTGAGTCCATGAGCTCGGTTTTCACTTTAGCATCTTGTCGGTGACCATCCATCGTGAGCAAAAATTTCAGCTGTGCTATCCTAAGATCAGGGTTTTTAGGCAGACCCTCTTCTTCCAGATTTTCCAACGGCATTTTGGCAAATATAAAATTAGTAATGACTTGGCTAAATAGCAGATATATCTTCTCTGGGACAACAAGGGTAAGGGGGAGATATAttcggctagctagctaacaatgacTACGGATAACACTGGTCTGCTACTTCCGCTACAGCGAGAACGTCAGGCAAGATCAGATGGTGCTGCCCTCGTCTGGCTAATAAGGGAATGTCCGCCGAGCACACGAAGTATGCCAATTTATCTCACGTCAAAGTACACAACTTTTCACTCAGATTAAACACATGTTAACAAATGGTTTATAGGCTTTCTTACTTTCTACAGAGACGAGTAGGACTAATGTGACAGCGACGCAGTGGTTGAAAGTTAAGCTCCCTCTGAGATGTAAAATATTAATCTTATTCCTGAAAATGTCTAACAGAGCAACTGTCAGGTGGACATGTAACGTTAGACATAATTGTGTCACATGGAACTCTCAAGATATACAGAATGGAGACTTTGTTGAGGCACCTGGTAGGCaaactttattattattattgttattattattgaaaCGGGATATACTTTTTCATATCTGAATGAGTAAGTATTAGTAAGTTTCCTGTTATTTTATCCAAAGGTAACATAAGCAAAAATGTTACTGTTGAAAA includes:
- the LOC110494497 gene encoding 26S proteasome non-ATPase regulatory subunit 6 translates to MPLENLEEEGLPKNPDLRIAQLKFLLTMDGHRQDAKVKTELMDSIKENDMAPYYESLCKDLKWQLDTDLMSKMKKANEDELKRLDDVLEDAEKNLGESEIRDAMMARAEYLIRIGNKEEALTAFRKTFDKTVALGHRLDIVFYLLRIGLFYMDSDLITRNTEKAKSLIEEGGDWDRRNRLKVYQGLYCVAIRDFKQAAELFLDTVSTFTSYELMDYKTFVTYTVYVCMIAQKRPDLREKVIKGAEILEVLHSLPAVRQYLFSLYECRYSVFFQSLATVEQDMKKDWLFAPHYRYYVREMRIHAYSQLLESYRSLTLGYMAEAFGVSTEFIDQELSRFIAAGRLHCKIDKVNEIVETNRPDSKNWQYQETIKKGDLLLNRVQKLSRVINM